From a single Daphnia pulex isolate KAP4 chromosome 2, ASM2113471v1 genomic region:
- the LOC124188767 gene encoding sulfotransferase 1B1-like, which translates to MTNPENPSVPPEVVPEWNIKFNPVEVNGDLKEHFTNYEQHGLMKSEPGGFLLTDEYARHAKEISRFQPRSDDVWVVTFPKCGTTWTQELVWMILNNCDPIGSKAPLIVRSPFLEFPYMIGSCLPPEHSKMLITLDKVEQMPSPRVIKSHLPFYLLNPKLLDTCKVVYVARNPKDVIVSYFHHHKLIQFHNFTEDVEKFARYFMDDELLFSPFFPHIIEAWNKRHNPNMLFLFYEDLKKDLLGEIKKVATFLDKSLSEEQLKNLKEHLKFDTFSKNESVNMEMAKKLGGFNPDGHFIRKGKTGDWKNHFGPEVNKKIDEWMEKNLSGTDLQFTTELEFQD; encoded by the exons ATGACAAACCCCGAAAATCCTTCAGTTCCTCCCGAAGTTGTTCCAGAGTGGAACATAAAATTCAATCCTGTAGAAGTGAATGGAGACTTGAAAGAACACTTCACAAACTACGAGCAGCATGGACTGATGAAGAGCGAACCTGGTGGTTTTCTCTTAACGGATGAGTATGCACGCCATGCCAAAGAAATTTCACGTTTTCAACCAAGAAGCGACGACGTTTGGGTAGTAACCTTTCCAAAATGCG GAACGACGTGGACACAGGAATTAGTGTGGATGATTCTCAACAATTGTGATCCAATTGGATCTAAGGCACCACTAATAGTTCGGTCACCCTTTCTAGA GTTCCCATACATGATTGGTAGCTGTCTTCCACCAGAGCACAGCAAAATGCTGATTACACTTGATAAGGTTGAGCAAATGCCTTCACCAAGAGTTATTAAAAGCCATCTGCCATTTTATCTTCTTAATCCGAAGTTATTGGATACTTGCAAG GTGGTTTATGTAGCCCGTAATCCAAAAGATGTCattgtttcatattttcatCATCACAAACTGATTCAGTTTCATAATTTTACTGAAGATGTTGAAAAATTCGCCCGATACTTTATGGATGATGAAC TCCTGTTCTCTCCTTTCTTCCCTCATATTATTGAAGCCTGGAACAAACGCCACAACCCAAACATGCTCTTTCTCTTCTACGAAGATCTTAAAAAG GATTTACTTGGAGAAATTAAGAAGGTCGCCACATTTCTTGACAAATCTCTGTCGGAAGAGCAACTTAAAAATCTCaaagaacatttaaaatttgatactTTTTCGAAGAACGAGTCAGTCAACATGGAAATGGCCAAAAAGTTAGGCGGATTCAATCCCGATGGTCACTTCATTCGCAAAG GGAAAACTGGTGATTGGAAAAATCATTTCGGCCCAGAGgtgaataagaaaatcgatgagtggatggaaaaaaacttGAGTGGCACTGACCTCCAGTTTACAACAGAACTTGAATTCCAAGATTAA
- the LOC124188768 gene encoding sulfotransferase 1A3-like yields the protein MSQSNEKVIGKAGNVEFKVIPKTLTSPFTEHFPNYTEGLAKGSPGGFVLSPEYARHAEELLQFQPRSDDVWIVTFPKCGTTWTQELVWMVMNDCNEEVGLTLPLNLRSPFLEFPYLTPAQPKDAPLELNKLVSLETIEKMPSPRLIKTHLPLYLLHPNLLDTSKVVYVVRNPKDVIVSYLYHHRLIKFQYFTGTLDQFAQYFMDDELYYSPFFAHALEAWAQRRHPNMLFLFYEDMKNNLRGEIERVADFLGKSLSGEQLARLVAHLQFENFAKNESVNFEAGKQMGFMNQEGRFIRKGETGDWKNHFSPELNDRIDQWIEKNLAGTDLKFVTELR from the exons ATGTCGCAAAGCAACGAGAAAGTGATCGGGAAAGCAGGAAATGTCGAATTTAAAGTGATCCCCAAAACTCTGACCAGTCCATTTACTGAGCACTTTCCTAATTACACTGAAGGATTGGCTAAAGGGTCACCCGGTGGATTTGTCCTGTCTCCAGAATACGCTCGTCATGCCGAAGAATTGCTGCAATTCCAACCGAGAAGTGACGATGTTTGGATTGTTACTTTCCCGAAATGCG GAACCACATGGACACAAGAATTAGTGTGGATGGTGATGAACGATTGCAACGAAGAAGTTGGGTTGACACTACCTTTGAATCTACGTTCCCCTTTTCTTGA GTTTCCTTACCTCACTCCGGCGCAACCGAAAGACGCTCCACTGGAATTGAATAAATTAGTTTCTTTGGAAACTATTGAAAAGATGCCATCGCCACGTCTAATCAAGACCCACTTGCCATTATACCTTCTCCATCCAAATCTGCTTGACACTAGCAAG GTAGTTTACGTGGTCCGCAATCCAAAGGACGTAATCGTTTCCTACTTGTATCACCACAGACTGATCAAATTTCAGTACTTTACTGGAACATTGGATCAGTTTGCTCAGTATTTCATGGATGACGAAT TGTACTATTCGCCGTTCTTCGCTCACGCCTTGGAGGCTTGGGCTCAGCGCCGTCACCCCAACATGCTGTTCCTTTTTTACGAGGACATGAAAAAT AATTTGAGGGGAGAAATCGAACGAGTCGCTGATTTCCTTGGTAAAAGCTTGTCGGGAGAACAACTGGCCAGACTCGTCGCTCATCTTCAGTTCGAAAATTTCGCAAAGAACGAATCAGTCAACTTTGAAGCGGGAAAACAAATGGGTTTTATGAACCAAGAAGGGCGTTTCATCCGAAAAG gaGAAACAGGAGAttggaaaaatcatttcagtcCGGAACTAAACGACCGAATCGACCAATGGATCGAGAAAAACCTGGCGGGGACAGATTTGAAATTCGTCACGGAATTGCGATGA
- the LOC124188764 gene encoding uncharacterized protein LOC124188764 encodes MRLFRRRTDGQQLQSESNGGAVGATEAAALLVSLDSNGSGAADQDQLIASSRSERDTLDDNNYQTVKALPAMVVINSPKSHKLKGGPSTWGKKVGRKWEQNKKVVNQPSANVSDSTPLMDGQQQQQQGEGDGPVEPVPPPPPASSSSPTAIPLENPFAQSCCEGVAPSVSGKKLLQPQQQQQQRCRPAVVNNKTGAKRRVSRVESLRNLFLRSSKPSSSMMARAESIAAGQQQQQQHPPTSHQEPSTPHPMMLVLADAPDVIQEAQKKTILIRESSISTISGGSSSSSNRLMPLPNRSISLENVSASSGVMGDIQPDVAGTVSKKSHFPYSFIRSRLHRPLLSSSCEAEVETASSSSSSKSHNHLPASNPVVSCSKSGSELNANTTASCDDLIKESARQSSHPDLQLASIRYRSVVSVRQNQHEETFKLVRRKRSFSLAALPLSAAEATQTSSANSHRSEESGYESDATRNGYESPRRASADSGKPDPASSIHVSFVSSLKSVEQEPELAGHSRPARPTPTPTKNRPMDHLQADKFSLDGDFDVLDGRVSQQQQQHRCCNCRCNNNSQQPDGMQQQLNSSRKEPTVMFGVAQLRTLETAGSRSPRHLPVISDSAQAGRYARSSSLDRKKWLQPSVLVEIGGASHFNDALNHISLPPGYGAQHVTQQPPRPSSSFAYAPQYQTQQHPPQAQPQQPQRQFKMLRLVKGETGELGIYIKKKPSPDSGSVGYVIAGIEPGALAHRDGRLQIGDEIINVNGCRLRGVGLQEARDILQNSPKEVDIVIARCSADAVGSSSCSSSGRSTATTDESCTDTAENSPSPTPTPRVSSPSPPRYYDPSIRSSPALASIHKLTQGDITTTTTAAVRNKTLHHQRRSRSAHPQRKSMGPLNMATDPTATSTHGPPVTTSTSEVGLRRPKSLSLFIYTITYEKGAGKKSLGFSVVGGRDSPKGSMGIYVKTIFPSGQAAEEATLREGDEILAVNGTPLQGLSHAEAIAVFKSIRNGQVVVHAARRDTANRSKSKSCDELDRVE; translated from the exons ATGAGGCTCTTCCGGCGACGGACGGACGGCCAGCAGTTGCAGTCAGAGTCCAATGGTGGTGCAGTAGGGGCCACTGAGGCAGCAGCCCTGTTGGTTTCCTTGGATTCCAATGGCAGCGGAGCAGCCGATCAGGATCAGCTGATTGCCAGCAGTCGCAGCGAAAGGGACACGCTGGACGACAACAATTATCAAACCGTCAAAGCTCTTCCGGCCATGGTCGTCATCAACTCGCCGAAAAGCCACAAGCTGAAAg GCGGGCCGTCTACGTGGGGCAAGAAGGTCGGCCGCAAGTGGGAACAGAATAAGAAAGTGGTGAATCAGCCGTCAGCCAACGTCAGCGATTCGACTCCGCTGATggatgggcagcagcagcagcagcagggagAAGGAGACGGACCGGTCGAACCagtgccaccaccaccaccggccAGCAGCTCGTCACCGACGGCGATCCCACTCGAAAATCCATTTGCCCAGTCGTGTTGTGAGGGTGTGGCCCCGTCTGTGAGTGGCAAGAAACTCTtgcagccacaacaacaacaacaacaacgatgCCGTCCAGCTGTTGTAAACAACAAGACGGGCGCCAAGCGACGGGTCAGTCGCGTCGAATCACTCCGCAACCTGTTTCTGCGCTCGTCAAAACCTTCGTCCTCGATGATGGCGCGTGCCGAATCCATCGCGGcagggcaacaacaacagcaacagcatccgCCCACGTCGCACCAGGAGCCGTCAACTCCTCACCCGATGATGCTGGTGCTGGCCGACGCTCCGGACGTCATCCAAGAGGCTCAGAAGAAAACCATTTTGATCCGGGAGAGTAGCATCAGCACCATCAGTGGCgggagtagcagcagcagcaaccgtcTGATGCCGTTACCCAATCGCTCCATCAGTTTGGAGAACGTGTCGGCCTCTTCGGGCGTCATGGGGGATATCCAGCCGGACGTGGCTGGGACGGTCAGCAAGAAGAGTCATTTcccttattcttttattcgcTCACGTCTTCATCGCCCTCTCCTCTCGTCCAGCTGCGAAGCCGAGGTGgaaacggccagcagcagcagcagcagcaagagcCACAACCACCTTCCAGCATCGAATCCAGTTGTTTCTTGTTCAAAGTCCGGCTCGGAATTGAACGCCAACACGACCGCCAGCTGTGATGATTTGATCAAAGAATCTGCCCGTCAATCTTCTCACCCGGATCTGCAATTGGCCTCCATTCGCTACCGGAGTGTCGTCAGTGTCAGGCAGAATCAGCACGAGGAAACTTTCAAACTGGTCCGCCGGAAGAGGAGCTTTTCCCTGGCCGCTTTGCCGCTGTCGGCGGCCGAAGCCACGCAAACGTCGTCGGCCAACAGCCATCGATCGGAGGAGAGCGGATATGAAAGTGATGCGACCCGCAATGGATACGAATCGCCGCGACGGGCGTCGGCCGACAGCGGCAAACCGGATCCGGCCAGCAGCATTCACGTTTCGTTCGTGTCGTCGCTGAAATCGGTGGAACAGGAACCGGAACTGGCCGGGCATTCAAGACCGGCCCGCCCAACACCTACACCGACCAAAAACCGACCAATGGATCATCTTCAGGCCGACAAGTTTTCGCTGGACGGAGATTTTGACGTGCTGGATGGACGAgtgagccagcagcagcagcagcacagatgCTGCAACTGCcgctgcaacaacaacagtcaacAGCCGGACggcatgcagcagcagctcaacagCAGTCGAAAGGAACCGACCGTCATGTTTGGTGTGGCCCAGTTGAGAACGCTGGAAACGGCCGGATCGCGCAGTCCTCGACACTTGCCCGTCATCAGCGACTCTGCACAGGCCGGCCGATACGCTCGTTCCTCTTCGCTGGATCGCAAAAAGTGGCTGCAGCCGTCGGTTTTGGTGGAAATTGGAGGCGCGTCACACTTCAACGACGCCTTGAATCACATTTCTCTACCTCCCGGCTACGGCGCCCAGCACGTCACTCAGCAGCCGCCGCGTCCGTCCTCGTCCTTTGCCTACGCCCCGCAGTACCAGACGCAGCAGCATCCGCCGCAAGCCCAGCCGCAGCAACCGCAACGACAGTTCAAAATGTTGCGACTAGTCAAAGGAGAAACGGGCGAACTGGGCATTTACATCAAGAAGAAGCCCAGTCCCGATTCGGGATCGGTGGGTTATGTCATTGCCGGCATCGAACCAGGAGCTTTGGCCCACAG GGATGGCCGTCTGCAAATCGGCGACGAGATCATCAACGTCAATGGCTGTCGGCTGCGTGGCGTCGGACTCCAGGAGGCCCGCGACATTCTCCAAAATTCGCCCAAGGAGGTGGACATTGTCATCGCCCGGTGCAGCGCCGACGCCGTTGgtagcagcagctgcagcagcagcggtcgCTCGACGGCGACGACGGACGAGAGTTGCACGGACACGGCGGAGAACAGTCCGTCCCCTACACCGACGCCTCGGGTTTCCTCACCGTCGCCACCTCGTTATTACGATCCGAGCATCCGGTCGTCACCGGCCTTGGCCTCGATCCATAAACTGACGCAAGGTGACAtaacgacaacgacgacggccGCGGTCCGCAATAAGACGCTTCATCATCAGCGTCGCTCACGGTCGGCCCACCCGCAACGCAAATCTATGGGCCCGTTGAACATGGCGACGGACCCGACGGCAACTTCGACTCACGGTCCTCCCGTCACGACCTCTACAAGCGAAGTGGGTTTGAGGCGACCCAAATCCTTGTCACTGTTCATCTACACCATCACCTACGAGAAAGGGGCGGGCAAGAAGAGTCTCGGCTTCAGCGTCGTCGGCGGACGAGATTCTCCAAAAGGATCCATGGGCATTTATGTCAAAAC GATTTTCCCGAGTGGTCAAGCAGCCGAAGAAGCCACTTTGAGAGAAG GAGATGAGATCCTGGCCGTGAACGGCACACCCCTGCAAGGCCTGTCGCACGCCGAGGCCATAGCCGTTTTCAAATCCATTCGCAACGGTCAGGTTGTGGTTCACGCCGCCCGCCGGGACACGGCAAATAGAAG CAAATCCAAGTCGTGCGATGAACTCGACCGCGTCGAATGA